One part of the Humulus lupulus chromosome 9, drHumLupu1.1, whole genome shotgun sequence genome encodes these proteins:
- the LOC133800938 gene encoding DEAD-box ATP-dependent RNA helicase 46-like, producing MATAEPASASTGPRYAPDDPTLPKPWKGLIDGSTGILYYWNPETNVTQYEKPASAPPPLPLGPPPAAAPTPKLAPIPVAHSVSQQNNGLAQHGQQMMQVSQQQQQQQGNQHGHLMSQQGQAIQQHGQVQQHGQMMQHPSQQMQHQMYQQIPQASGHQMPQPLGQQTPQSQGSQMVAPPQTQQYTHQPPLQYMAYNQQGIPPQGHQSTQQQQTQHGVQVQPFANQPEYKSGYSKREEDDFQNRNQIGFSPSQFQQPSGSGAQNFPSGANSAQMLQMGAHSGQAQQFSGTLHNMQQPTAMGQLQPTVTDSVYNPHGGRLQNERDSSAMHGQHSNMPPVGLRMGHENNMQGRGGNDYVFSGNKEPPIAGPQQPKIASIPGPRFQQDTRSSGVPYPNVAPNQVPAINNGAGQAMHSQATGGPPLPNNATMKPPYFGNTEVTNFSPAEIYRQQHEVTASGDNVPAPFATFEATGFPPEILRDIYSAGFSSPTPIQAQTWPIALQSRDIVAIAKTGSGKTLGYLMPAFMLLRQRHNNAQNGPTVLVLAPTRELATQIQDEVIKFGRSSRVSCTCLYGGAPKGPQLKELDRGADIVVATPGRLNDILEMKKIDFGQISLLVLDEADRMLDMGFEPQIRKIVNEIPPRRQTLMYTATWPKEVRKIAGDLLVNPVQVNIGRVDELAANKAITQYVEVVPQMEKQRRLEQILRSQERGSKVIIFCSTKRLCDQLARTIGRNFGAAAIHGDKSQGERDWVLSQFKSGKSPILVATDVAARGLDIKDIRVVVNYDFPTGVEDYVHRIGRTGRAGATGVSYTFFSEQDWKYAADLIKVLEGANQHVPPEVREIAMRGGPGFGKDRRFDSGGGGRGGMRDGGFGGRGGMRDGNFGNHGGMRDGGFGGRGGPRDGAMSGFGGRGDFFGGRGNRGRGFGGPGAGNVGFGRNERVNDRYNNMDARGRGGGRGRGRFDNRREVAGRSSRGRSYSRSPERVRTWGYSRSPSRSRSRSRSWSRSRSRSYSRSRSRSRSWSRGRGRSKSRSPRRSRSRSHSRNRGHSPSYDKYESTRERLSDQKDPAPPAADTKAPTETKMSSMSPGTQGNAFSETEAEKNTEPEKPVVGENPEPPEVQASPPADH from the exons ATGGCAACTGCAGAGCCTGCATCGGCTTCCACTGGTCCAAGATATGCACCTGATGATCCCACACTTCCAAAACCTTGGAAGGGTTTGATAGATGGAAGCACAGGTATACTTTACTACTGGAATCCTGAAACAAATGTAACTCAATATGAGAAACCTGCCAGTGCACCTCCACCACTGCCACTTGGACCACCTCCGGCAGCAGCTCCTACGCCTAAGTTGGCTCCAATTCCAGTGGCTCATTCAGTTTCACAGCAGAATAATGGCTTAGCCCAGCATGGACAGCAAATGATGCAAGTTtctcagcagcagcagcagcagcaaggGAACCAACATGGACATTTAATGTCACAACAGGGCCAGGCCATTCAACAGCATGGTCAAGTGCAACAACATGGGCAGATGATGCAGCATCCATCTCAACAAATGCAGCATCAAATGTATCAGCAGATTCCCCAAGCTTCAGGCCATCAAATGCCCCAGCCATTGGGGCAACAAACACCACAGAGTCAAGGCTCTCAAATGGTGGCACCACCACAAACGCAGCAATATACACATCAGCCGCCACTACAGTATATGGCTTATAATCAACAAGGCATCCCTCCTCAAGGACACCAGAGTACACAGCAGCAACAAACTCAGCATGGCGTTCAAGTGCAACCATTTGCAAATCAACCAGAGTATAAGTCAGGATACTCAAAGAGGGAAGAAGATGAttttcaaaacagaaatcaaattGGGTTTTCCCCTTCTCAGTTTCAGCAACCAAGTGGCTCAGGTGCTCAGAATTTTCCTTCAGGAGCTAATTCAGCTCAGATGCTACAGATGGGTGCTCATTCAGGTCAAGCACAACAGTTTAGTGGCACTTTGCACAATATGCAACAGCCTACTGCGATGGGTCAATTGCAGCCAACTGTCACCGATTCGGTTTATAATCCACATGGTGGTAGGCTACAAAATGAGAGAGACTCATCAGCAATGCATGGTCAGCATTCTAATATGCCCCCTGTTGGATTAAGAATGGGACATGAGAACAATATGCAGGGTAGAGGTGGAAACGACTATGTGTTTAGTGGTAACAAGGAGCCACCAATTGCTGGTCCTCAGCAGCCCAAGATTGCTTCCATTCCTGGGCCTAGATTTCAGCAG GACACGAGGAGCAGTGGAGTTCCATATCCAAATGTTGCTCCGAATCAGGTTCCTGCCATTAATAATGGGGCAGGGCAAGCCATGCATAGTCAGGCAACAGGTGGTCCACCATTGCCAAACAATGCTACAATGAAGCCTCCTTACTTTGGAAATACTGAAGTTACGAATTTCTCACCCGCAGAAATTTATCGTCAGCAACATGAAGTTACTGCATCG GGTGACAATGTTCCTGCACCATTTGCAACATTTGAGGCTACTGGCTTTCCCCCAGAGATATTGAGAGAT ATTTATTCTGCGGGATTTTCGTCCCCCACCCCAATTCAGGCACAAACATGGCCAATTGCTCTTCAAAGTAGGGACATTGTGGCAATTGCTAAAACCGGTTCTGGAAAAACGTTGGGATATTTAATGCCTGCTTTTATGCTTCTGAGACAACGTCATAACAATGCTCAAAATGGCCCAACAGTGTTGGTTTTGGCTCCAACAAGGGAGCTTGCAACACAAATACAGGATGAGGTCATCAAATTTGGTCGATCATCAAGAGTTTCTTGCACG TGCCTATATGGTGGAGCTCCTAAGGGTCCTCAGCTAAAAGAACTAGATCGTGGTGCAGATATAGTTGTTGCAACTCCTGGTCGTCTTAATGACATACTGGAAATGAAGAAGATCGATTTTGGGCAGATTTCACTGCTTGTTCTTGATGAAGCAGATAGAATGCTTGACATGGGTTTTGAACCTCAAATTCGTAAAATTGTAAATGAAATACCCCCACGCAGACAAACTCTCATGTACACAGCAACATGGCCTAAAGAAGTAAGAAAAATAGCGGGTGATCTTCTTGTCAATCCTGTCCAAGTGAATATTGGACGCGTTGATGAGCTTGCTGCAAACAAAGCTATCACACAG TATGTGGAAGTTGTACCACAAATGGAGAAACAACGGCGTTTAGAGCAAATCCTTAGATCTCAGGAACGAGGTTCTAAGGTAATTATTTTCTGTTCAACAAAGAGGTTGTGTGATCAGCTTGCTCGTACTATTGGACGTAACTTTGGTGCTGCTGCAATTCATGGAGACAAATCTCAAGGTGAGAGAGACTGGGTTTTAAGTCAATTCAAGAGTGGAAAATCACCAATATTAGTTGCCACAGATGTTGCTGCTCGTGGGCTTGACATCAAGGATATAAG GGTGGTTGTTAATTATGATTTCCCAACCGGGGTTGAGGACTATGTACACCGAATTGGAAGAACTGGGAGAGCTGGCGCCACTGGAGTGTCTTACACTTTTTTCTCCGAGCAGGACTGGAAATATGCAGCAGATTTGATCAAAGTTCTGGAGGGAGCTAACCAACATGTACCCCCTGAAGTGCGGGAGATTGCCATGCGCGGTGGGCCTGGCTTTGGCAAAGATAGGCGTTTTGATTCTGGTGGAGGGGGTCGTGGTGGCATGAGAGATGGTGGATTTGGAGGTCGTGGAGGCATGAGGGATGGCAACTTTGGTAACCATGGTGGCATGAGGGATGGTGGTTTTGGTGGCCGTGGTGGCCCCAGAGATGGTGCTATGAGCGGCTTTGGGGGGAGAGGTGATTTCTTTGGAGGCCGTGGCAACAGGGGACGGGGATTTGGAGGCCCAGGTGCTGGTAATGTTGGTTTTGGTAGGAATGAACGTGTGAACGATAGATACAATAATATGGATGCACGAGGACGTGGTGGCGGCCGTGGACGAGGACGGTTCGATAATAGAAGAGAGGTTGCTGGTAGGAGCAGCAGAGGCAGAAGTTACAGCCGTAGTCCTGAAAGGGTTAGAACATGGGGTTATAGCAGAAGCCCAAGCCGTAGTCGCAGCCGCAGCCGCAGTTGGAGCAGGAGTAGAAGCAGGAGTTATAGCAGAAGCCGCAGTCGTAGCCGGAGCTGGTCTCGCGGTCGTGGTCGGAGTAAGAGCCGCAGCCCAAGACGAAGCCGAAGTCGCAGCCACAGCCGAAATCGTGGCCATAGCCCAAGCTATGACAAATACGAGAGTACTAGGGAACGGCTCTCTGATCAAAAGGATCCTGCACCTCCAGCGGCGGACACAAAGGCTCCTACCGAGACAAAAATGTCTTCTATGTCTCCAGGTACGCAAGGCAATGCATTTTCAGAAACTGAGGCTGAGAAGAATACTGAGCCAGAGAAGCCAGTGGTAGGAGAGAACCCAGAACCACCAGAGGTACAAGCATCCCCACCAGCTGATCACTGA
- the LOC133799301 gene encoding F-box protein At3g07870-like, with protein MEDDDEAVGVALVPYLNDDLIMNILSRFHEVKWLIRFKCVCKSWYSLISSSTFVDMHLLRTNNNNNNTNQGRYLLYFAKDNTCRTLLSLFFFNYHIIKIYSSMRFDDAKLVGVCNGLLCLVTDDYHKNFHFHLVNPATKQSRVLEKPNIVIPIGISSYGFAFDSKANDYKVVWVTSNYEKSKLLVLVLALKTKCWRTVSMKKKFEFVDHCSNTVVENTLHWIGRTPQQEHDYDYSSKKTTLITIVAFDLVDEIFRDFKIPEDISDQKKCYDHHCFVFKGNLCVSVAPKFGFCIGDEIQVWVMKQYGVEESWSKDYCFSGTFLNFSLPTLLYHNRIGIRFDYEWNNLRNRKDLSYFFNEEIISENLKLHPLYGRCFIDYRESLVQV; from the coding sequence atggaagatgatgatgaagcagtAGGAGTGGCACTAGTGCCTTATCTAAACGATGATTTGATTATGAACATTTTGTCGAGGTTTCATGAAGTGAAGTGGCTCATTCGATTCAAGTGCGTCTGCAAATCATGGTATTCCCTCATAAGCTCATCTACTTTCGTTGACATGCATCTTCTTcgaactaataataataataataacaccaATCAAGGCAGATATCTTCTTTACTTTGCTAAAGATAACACTTGTCGTACACTACTTTCACTCTTCTTCTTCAATTATCATATCATAAAAATCTATTCGAGTATGCGATTTGACGATGCAAAACTTGTTGGGGTTTGTAATGGATTGTTGTGTCTTGTTACGGACGATTACCACAAAAATTTTCATTTCCATCTAGTGAATCCAGCTACTAAGCAATCTAGGGTTTTGGAAAAACCAAACATTGTCATTCCCATCGGGATTTCTTCTTATGGATTTGCTTTCGATTCAAAGGCTAACGATTACAAAGTGGTTTGGGTTACCAGCAATTATGAGAAATCGAAATTGTTGGTGTTGGTGTTGGCATTGAAAACTAAGTGTTGGAGAACGGTTTCAATGAAGAAAAAGTTCGAATTTGTCGACCACTGTAGCAACACTGTCGTTGAAAACACACTCCATTGGATTGGAAGAACACCCCAACAAGAGCACGATTATGACTACTCATCGAAGAAAACAACATTAATAACCATCGTTGCATTTGATCTCGTCGATGAAATATTTCGTGACTTTAAAATTCCAGAAGACATTAGCGATCAGAAAAAGTGCTACGATCATCATTGCTTCGTGTTCAAAGGTAACCTTTGTGTGAGTGTGGCGCCAAAGTTTGGATTTTGTATTGGCGATGAGATTCAAGTGTGGGTTATGAAACAATATGGAGTTGAGGAATCTTGGTCTAAGGACTATTGTTTTTCAGGGACATTTCTAAATTTTAGTTTGCCTACATTGCTCTACCATAATAGGATTGGCATTAGATTTGATTATGAATGGAATAATTTGAGGAACAGAAAAGACCTTTCATATTTCTTTAATGAGGAAATTATCTCTGAAAATTTGAAGCTGCATCCTTTGTATGGAAGGTGCTTTATAGATTATAGAGAGAGTCTTGTTCAAGTTTAA